In the Topomyia yanbarensis strain Yona2022 chromosome 3, ASM3024719v1, whole genome shotgun sequence genome, one interval contains:
- the LOC131692646 gene encoding glutamic acid-rich protein-like codes for MKHFLLVGLLALVLLVSIAAAEKKEEGFEESGGSEHGGEHHEKKGEKADKGYKSKHGMDKKEKGDHAKEEHESHYGEEGGHKKESHEEGDEYKKHHEEKKGSKHGKSEHKKGHKKGSKTTGYHKKSHKDDYHKEHKFYDDHHKEGKHKKYGDAHEHHSKEAGEHKKGGHHESAHKEDHYSKKGHSDKGHHDEDHKDWKNKHGHESHFSHKDDYGKKGGKSGGSEHGFKKGGHH; via the coding sequence ATGAAACACTTCTTGCTGGTGGGCTTGCTGGCCCTGGTGCTGTTGGTTTCTATTGCTGCAGCTGAAAAGAAGGAGGAAGGTTTCGAGGAAAGTGGCGGAAGTGAACACGGTGGTGAGCATCACGAAAAGAAGGGTGAGAAGGCCGACAAGGGGTACAAATCAAAGCATGGTATGGACAAGAAGGAAAAAGGTGATCACGCCAAAGAGGAACACGAGTCTCATTACGGCGAGGAAGGAGGACACAAAAAGGAAAGTCACGAGGAGGGGGATGAGTATAAAAAGCATCACGAAGAGAAGAAGGGTTCGAAGCATGGCAAGAGCGAACACAAGAAGGGTCACAAAAAGGGATCTAAAACCACTGGTTATCATAAAAAATCTCACAAGGATGACTACCACAAGGAACATAAATTCTACGATGATCATCACAAGGAAGGTAAGCACAAGAAGTATGGCGATGCCCACGAACACCACAGCAAGGAGGCCGGAGAGCATAAGAAGGGAGGACATCATGAGTCGGCCCACAAGGAAGACCACTACTCGAAGAAGGGTCACTCGGACAAGGGACATCACGACGAGGATCACAAGGACTGGAAGAATAAGCATGGCCATGAGTCACACTTTTCGCACAAGGACGATTATGGCAAAAAGGGCGGCAAAAGTGGTGGAAGTGAGCATGGTTTCAAGAAAGGTGGTCATCACTGA
- the LOC131690087 gene encoding 3-hydroxykynurenine transaminase-like isoform X1: MCSKEKNKWYLMMCDVKFIPQRIAMKHIPPPETLRGFLNIPDKIMMGPGPSNCTKRVLSALANTTLSNFHAELFQVLDEVKDGLRYIFQTENRATMCVTGSAHTGMEALLCNLLEEGDIVLIAVNGIWAERAVDMATRYGADVRVLKGADDRPFPLADFRKAIEQHRPKCLFLVHGDSSSGVLQPLEGLGRICHEYDCLLLIDAVASLCGVPFYMDAWEIDGAYTGAQKVLGAPPGITPISISPRALEVIRSRKTKSKVFYWDLLLLGNYWGCYDEPKAYHHTVPSNLIYGLREALAQVVEEGLENVIKRREECAQHLYRGLSDMGLKVFVNDPQHRLSTVTGIIIPKGVTWWKVSQYAMANFSLELQAGYGPTTDKAWRVGIMGECSTIPKINFFLHAFKESLKATHPEYVFDERNGYH; encoded by the exons ATGTGTTCAAAAGAGAAGAATAAGTGGTATCTCATGATGTGTGATGTAAAAT TTATCCCACAGCGTATTGCCATGAAACACATACCCCCGCCCGAAACCCTTCGGGGGTTTTTGAACATTCCGGACAAGATCATGATGGGTCCGGGACCATCGAACTGTACCAAGCGAGTTCTATCGGCGCTGGCCAACACAACGCTTAGCAATTTCCACGCCGAACTGTTCCAGGTGCTGGACGAAGTGAAGGACGGACTTCGATATATCTTTCAAACGGAGAACCGAGCCACCATGTGCGTAACTGGTTCTGCCCACACCGGAATGGAAGCTCTGCTGTGCAATCTGCTAGAGGAAGGGGACATTGTGCTGATCGCTGTCAACGGTATTTGGGCCGAGCGAGCCGTTGACATGGCCACCCGGTACGGGGCGGACGTGCGAGTTCTGAAGGGTGCCGATGATAGGCCATTTCCGCTGGCGGATTTCAGAAAGGCCATAGAACAACACAGACCAAAGTGTCTGTTTCTGGTGCACGGCGATTCCTCGAGTGGGGTGCTACAACCATTGGAGGGTTTGGGGCGAATCTGTCACGAATACGATTGCTTGCTGTTGATCGATGCAGTAGCAAGTTTGTGTGGAGTGCCGTTCTACATGGACGCATGGGAGATCGATGGTGCTTATACGGGGGCACAGAAGGTTCTGGGGGCACCACCAGGCATAACGCCGATTTCGATTAGTCCGAGGGCCTT aGAAGTCATTCGATCGCGAAAGACGAAATCCAAAGTGTTCTACTGGGACCTACTACTACTTGGGAACTATTGGGGATGCTACGATGAACCAAAAGC CTACCATCACACCGTTCCTTCCAATCTGATTTACGGGCTCCGTGAAGCACTGGCTCAAGTCGTCGAAGAAGGGCTGGAAAATGTAATCAAACGTCGAGAAGAATGCGCTCAGCATCTATATCGTGGACTCTCCGACATGGGCCTCAAGGTTTTTGTCAACGATCCCCAGCATCGACTATCGACGGTCACGGGTATTATTATTCCGAAAGGTGTCACCTGGTGGAAGGTCTCCCAGTATGCAATGGCAAA cTTCTCGCTAGAGCTTCAGGCTGGTTACGGACCAACAACGGACAAAGCATGGCGCGTCGGTATCATGGGCGAGTGTTCAACGATACCGAAAATCAACTTCTTCCTGCACGCGTTCAAGGAATCTCTGAAAGCGACACACCCTGAGTATGTTTTTGACGAGCGAAACGGTTATCACTAG
- the LOC131690087 gene encoding 3-hydroxykynurenine transaminase-like isoform X2: MKHIPPPETLRGFLNIPDKIMMGPGPSNCTKRVLSALANTTLSNFHAELFQVLDEVKDGLRYIFQTENRATMCVTGSAHTGMEALLCNLLEEGDIVLIAVNGIWAERAVDMATRYGADVRVLKGADDRPFPLADFRKAIEQHRPKCLFLVHGDSSSGVLQPLEGLGRICHEYDCLLLIDAVASLCGVPFYMDAWEIDGAYTGAQKVLGAPPGITPISISPRALEVIRSRKTKSKVFYWDLLLLGNYWGCYDEPKAYHHTVPSNLIYGLREALAQVVEEGLENVIKRREECAQHLYRGLSDMGLKVFVNDPQHRLSTVTGIIIPKGVTWWKVSQYAMANFSLELQAGYGPTTDKAWRVGIMGECSTIPKINFFLHAFKESLKATHPEYVFDERNGYH, from the exons ATGAAACACATACCCCCGCCCGAAACCCTTCGGGGGTTTTTGAACATTCCGGACAAGATCATGATGGGTCCGGGACCATCGAACTGTACCAAGCGAGTTCTATCGGCGCTGGCCAACACAACGCTTAGCAATTTCCACGCCGAACTGTTCCAGGTGCTGGACGAAGTGAAGGACGGACTTCGATATATCTTTCAAACGGAGAACCGAGCCACCATGTGCGTAACTGGTTCTGCCCACACCGGAATGGAAGCTCTGCTGTGCAATCTGCTAGAGGAAGGGGACATTGTGCTGATCGCTGTCAACGGTATTTGGGCCGAGCGAGCCGTTGACATGGCCACCCGGTACGGGGCGGACGTGCGAGTTCTGAAGGGTGCCGATGATAGGCCATTTCCGCTGGCGGATTTCAGAAAGGCCATAGAACAACACAGACCAAAGTGTCTGTTTCTGGTGCACGGCGATTCCTCGAGTGGGGTGCTACAACCATTGGAGGGTTTGGGGCGAATCTGTCACGAATACGATTGCTTGCTGTTGATCGATGCAGTAGCAAGTTTGTGTGGAGTGCCGTTCTACATGGACGCATGGGAGATCGATGGTGCTTATACGGGGGCACAGAAGGTTCTGGGGGCACCACCAGGCATAACGCCGATTTCGATTAGTCCGAGGGCCTT aGAAGTCATTCGATCGCGAAAGACGAAATCCAAAGTGTTCTACTGGGACCTACTACTACTTGGGAACTATTGGGGATGCTACGATGAACCAAAAGC CTACCATCACACCGTTCCTTCCAATCTGATTTACGGGCTCCGTGAAGCACTGGCTCAAGTCGTCGAAGAAGGGCTGGAAAATGTAATCAAACGTCGAGAAGAATGCGCTCAGCATCTATATCGTGGACTCTCCGACATGGGCCTCAAGGTTTTTGTCAACGATCCCCAGCATCGACTATCGACGGTCACGGGTATTATTATTCCGAAAGGTGTCACCTGGTGGAAGGTCTCCCAGTATGCAATGGCAAA cTTCTCGCTAGAGCTTCAGGCTGGTTACGGACCAACAACGGACAAAGCATGGCGCGTCGGTATCATGGGCGAGTGTTCAACGATACCGAAAATCAACTTCTTCCTGCACGCGTTCAAGGAATCTCTGAAAGCGACACACCCTGAGTATGTTTTTGACGAGCGAAACGGTTATCACTAG